Genomic window (Deinococcus malanensis):
TCGACCTGATCAAGCCCATCGCCATGGAAGAAGGTCTGCGCTTCGCCATCCGCGAAGGTGGCCGTACCGTCGGCGCCGGCGTCGTCTCCAAGGTCCTGGAGTAATAGAACATGGTTGCCCCGAAAATTCGTATCAAACTGCGTGGCTTTGACCACAAGGCCCTGGACCAGTCCGCGAGCAAGATCGTGGACACGGTCCGGCGCACCGGGGCGGACGTGAGTGGCCCCGTGCCGCTCCCCACCCGCATCCGCCGCTTCTGCGTGCTGCGCAGCCCCTTCAAGTACAAGGACGCCCGCGAGCACTTCGAGATCCGCACCCACAACCGTCTGGTGGATATCATGAATCCCACCAAGAAGACGATTGACAGCCTGATGACCCTCGACCTGCCCACCGGTGTGGACATCGAGATCAAGACGGTGGGAGGCCGCGCATGAAGGGCATCCTCGGCACCAAGGTCGGCATGACCCAGATCTGGAAGGGCGACCGCGCCGTTCCCGTGACGGTCGTGCTGGCGGGTCCCTGCCCTGTCGTGCAGCGCAAGACCTCCGTGACCGACGGCTACGAGGCCGTACAGATCGGCTTCGCGCCCAAGAGCGAGAAGCGCGTGAACCGTCCCGCCGCCGGGCACTTCAAGAAGTACGGCGTCTCGCCCGTGCGTTTTCTGCGCGAGTTCCGGAACTTCAACCCTGACAGCGACACCGTCAGTGTGGACATCTTCGCTGAAGGCGAGAAGATCGACGCGACCGGTACCAGCAAGGGTAAGGGCTTCCAGGGCGTTATGAAGCGCTGGAACTTCAAGGGTGGCCCCGCGAGCCACGGCTCCAAGAAGTGGCACCGCCGCCCCGGTTCGATCGGCCAGCGCAAGACGCCCGGCCGCGTGTACAAAGGCAAGCGCATGGCCGGCCACATGGGCATGGACCGCATTACCGTCCAGAACCTGGAAGTGGTGGAAGTTCGCGCCGACGAGAACCTGATTCTCGTCAAGGGAGCGATTCCCGGCGCCAACGGCGGTCTTGTCGTGCTGCGCCAGGCTGCCAAGGGAGGCAAGTAAGACATGGCGCAGATCAACGTCATCGGTAAGAACGGGGGGCGCACCATCGACCTCGAACTGCCGGAAGTGAACACGGCCATCCTGCACGACGTGGTGACCT
Coding sequences:
- the rpsJ gene encoding 30S ribosomal protein S10; this encodes MVAPKIRIKLRGFDHKALDQSASKIVDTVRRTGADVSGPVPLPTRIRRFCVLRSPFKYKDAREHFEIRTHNRLVDIMNPTKKTIDSLMTLDLPTGVDIEIKTVGGRA
- the rplC gene encoding 50S ribosomal protein L3; its protein translation is MKGILGTKVGMTQIWKGDRAVPVTVVLAGPCPVVQRKTSVTDGYEAVQIGFAPKSEKRVNRPAAGHFKKYGVSPVRFLREFRNFNPDSDTVSVDIFAEGEKIDATGTSKGKGFQGVMKRWNFKGGPASHGSKKWHRRPGSIGQRKTPGRVYKGKRMAGHMGMDRITVQNLEVVEVRADENLILVKGAIPGANGGLVVLRQAAKGGK